ATGTGTGTGTTTACATGGGTTTATTGTGGGAAAATTGCTTGCAGGCATTTTGGATTGAATTGGGCATTTGTTGATCCCAAAACACCAGTTCAACAAGGAGTGAAATTCTGTGTTTGTGTCAAGGAGTTCTTTCCGTGGCTCACGATGCCACTTCAGGTTGTGTACGTAAATGAAACTCCAAAAGCCAAAAACCGCCGGGCTTCCTTTGCTTTCGGAAGTGGCACTCTTCATGGTCACTTGCTGGTAACTGCTTTTTCGTCAGTCTTGctgcttttcttttcctcttacTATTTTTATCTTGGGCCTTTAGTTAtactttttaagttatttttttattcgaGTTTGTTTAGATATAATACCTTGACTTAAGTTGGTGCTTTTTGATACATTTATATTCTTGTAGAAGACAATTTAAGTTCTCTGTTTGAGAGTTTGTATATGCATATATGCATATACTTTGCAATTGCATAATGATATATAAGGAACACTTTACACTTCCAAGTAAAATTTGTGGTTATGGTCACTTCACTGCGCCCATGTCCCTGTCATGGGATGTATAAATGTCCTTACGCACATAATTCTTTGTAAAATTCAAGtttaactgatttttttttaagttactgTTTTACATGTCAACATGTTCTTGCTACCATTTGCCTCTGAAAAGGGTTTAAGGAAGTGGCTTAAGTTTTGTTATTCATTCTAAGAAATTCAGAATATCTAACTGGGTAGTCACTTGAGCTATGGTATAATTTAGTAACCTACAATCATGTTACCATGTAGCATGTTTCTTTCTGCAGTCttcattttacatatttttaatgatgTTTTGTGAGAGAAAACATAGCAAACTCCACCCTATTCCTTACTACtgtaataaacatttttctttcaataagtTTTTCTCGGGTTTGATTGTATATTTACTTCTATAAAATATGGGGAAACTAAATAGTTTTAGTATGTTAATGCAGAAATGCTTTCAATAACTTTCTCTTACCTTGATTGGTACCTTGTATATGAATCCTTTTGCAAACAAGCcatgattattttaaatgtgtGTTCCTTTTGGCCACAGGCTGGGGAAGAGCGCTTTTCAGTGGAGATAGATGAGAACAATCAGGTTTGGTATGAAGTGCTTTCTTTCTCTAAACCTGCCcacattttatcatttcttgGATACCCTTATGTGATGCTTAGGCAGAAACACTTTGCCAATGAATCTTCCAAGGCTATGCTGAAACATATTAATTCTTCAAAATCCTAAggaaaaataatgtttgttaTTTGTAATTGAAGAAGATTTGAatctttattttccttttcctctccCTTTTTGGGTAAATATTCTGCCTCTTACCCTTGTCAGACACGTCTCTAAAACATTCCTTCATTAAACTGTGTCATTATGATGTTTTGTTTGCCTTTGGTGATGGATGGGACGCTATCTTCCCTTTACTCTTTTACTATCCCCTGAGACGCTTTCTAGTTGAACTCTGTTGATATGCGCCTTCATATGTTTTGAGCAAAACTTTCCAAGCTAAATTTGTCGTTTTGGActgcaatttttatttcaagaaCAACTAGCTTCACAgaatgacagattaaaaaagaaAGCTTTTTCCAAACTATACTATCTTCATCTACTAGTTTGCCAACTTTGGATTGTTCTCCTTTTGTTTGTTCAGTAAAACATTTATGTATAATCTCAACCATCAACTACCAAAAAACATCACTTCATAACTGTTGGTGTCGAAACAAAATTCGATCAAGTCCTTCCACGTACCAAAACCTTTTCTTCCACAAAACTTGACAATTACCAATCATACCTGTTGAAGATGGCTTCATCGTGTGCTTGAACTTGTCGTCACCATGTCATGACTAGCTCTAATGTCAAATGTTTggcaaaataaaaaagaaattgccTCGGCTAAACAATAACTTTTTTGATATTGTAACAAAACAGACAAATATTTTGATGATCACCTCATTCTAGGACTCGTTGCAGTTAATCTAAtgctctgttttttttttgtcacagTACAAACCTCTTATTATACGAGGCCATAGTTTGATTATCATTTCCTGAAATAGACAAGTAACAACTAATAATCACTATATACATTAACATGAATTGCCCCTTTTTTTCTGATTGAATTTAGCCTTTATCTGAATAAACACAAATAGATCCTATTTAAGGTTAGTTTGTGTGACATGAGAACAAGATCAGTTTCTAACACCTGGCACCCTTTTATCTCCATCTCCTCCTTAGAACTTTCCCCTTGTCTTCTTCCCACTGCACCTTTCACCTTTCCTTTCCCCATGTTTAAAGTTTATGTTCTATATTTTCCTAGATTTTTTCATCAGTTTTATTTTCATGCTGTGACACTGGAATCTGTTATGGAGTGATTATCGCAAGGCTTCTTCATATTTGTTCATagtattttatcttgttttctatttatattgttGTGTTGGACTATACAAAGTTGAGCCCATTCTCTGATTTGAACGGCGCTGGCAGAAGGCGTCGTTGCTGTTtattttttggaagtgaaacGTAGAGGAACAAAATATGAAGAGAGGGTggttaaaaacaaaagataaatacaataataaatatgttgtaAAGGTGgataaaaattagaagaaaacaaatgaaaatagaataataaatatgGTATTGGCGTTGGGAACTTATCTTATTTGAATGAGTgagagtaaataaataattattttaaaattgttatgtttattgaaaaaaaaaaaaattcttaactCAGTCATTTATTAGcgtttacatattaaaatttgatttcaaaatgATACAATAAAATCAGATCTAACAAACATTTTACTCCGCATTTAAGATGAAATTTATACATAGATAATTTCTCTTTGTTatcaatattacatttttaagataaaattaaaattaaaaaattgttatcaatattacatttttaagtaattatttgtttaaatattttttttatttgaccacatttttaaatttaactattttttaattaaaaaaatacttacaaaacaaataaaatatgcttacaataaaattataaaaattatttatatttaattttataattataattataaagtaataatttattagtattattattattattataaaaaagtgaatacttatatatttttactagtattttataatatgattgaatagaaaaaaatttaaagcacaatttgattttattataactaatttaaaatgcaaaaaataCGATGGTTcgataagaaattttaaaaggaattaaaatCGTATAAAATTATGAgtggtttaattatttaaaattattttgaaagggATTAAAATCTTATGAAAGgaattatttaactattttctcATACTATATTGGTAAAATTATCTTTGAGTTAATGTTAATATAAGTTTTGTTATTAATGAGTGtggaactattttttttttaagtcagGATTTTAATGGTTTTTTCTTCAGTTGATATTATTTTCCTCCTAGTCAAGGTTATTTCTTCATCATGTTAGTGAAAGTCTTTTTAATCAAtgtttacataattattttttggtaAATGCCAACTATTTTTTCGAATGTCAACTttcataattatgtttttatctaTTAGATTATCCACCCATAtcaataaacaattcaaattcaatatttcattaaataaggAATTCTTATATCCCATAAAAACAGGAATATGTAAGTGCTAAGATATGGAACCACACTCCTGTAATATATGTcgattatttttactaaaaatttaatatttttaatttaacttctcatcaaattaaaatattgtatattatatccacataattaatattttatgatatatatgcTCTTaaccataaatataattaattagatcatgttaatattttgattaataatataatgattctaacacatttaattatatatatatatatatatatatatatatatatatataatcttataaATGTGTTAGATTATATAAActcaaaattgttattatatgttttgaGCATATCGAAAAGATATTGTCCATTGATTACATCCGCATATAAAACCAAACTAGTTTTTGTTGCATTAATCGCAACTAAACCTAACAATGATCATTAATATTGATAGAATCAAATGACATGGACTCATGAAATGTGTAACATGAAAATTATATGAAAGTAACTTGCACACGTTTATTTTCAACTAGTGTTTACTTTATCTCAGTGAGATCAATATAATACCTTAATATACAAAGTGTAATTTCTGAATGATaaaccatatatttataaaaccaTATATTTCCAAAAGACAATGTATGCatacataaaaacaaacatataacaTAAAACACATAAAAGTGATTAACTCCTACTAAACCAAAGATTCCTCAAACAGAATAACACTCATATGAGAAACATGCTCATAAAAGACATTGGGTGGAAGTCCTTTAGTGAGAGGATCTACTATCATGGAGTTTGTCCCTAAATGTTCTATGAAAATTTGTCCATTATGTACCATTTCTTTAACTACCAAGAACTTGATGTCAATATGTTTTGACTTGTTGGAGCTCTTGTTGTTGTTAGAATATAATACAACTTATTTATTGTCATAGTATAACTCAAGTAGTCTTTTAACTCCTTCCATAATGTTCCTCAACCATATTTCTTGATTTGATGCCTCATAACACGCTACAAATTCAACAACCATAATGGATGAAGTTGTAAGGGTTTGCTTGGTACTGCACCAAGAAACCGCACCACCAGCTAACATGAAAATGTAACTTGAAGTGAATCTTAAACAGTTTTGGCATCCTGCAAAATCAAAGTCAGAATACCTAATGATCTCTAACTAGTTTGACCTCTTGTATGTAAGCATATAATCCTTTGTTCTCTTGAAATATGTCATAACTCTTTTGGCTACTTTCCAATGATTTATTCTTAGATTGCTTAAGTATTTGCCTAATACCTTAACTTTGTATGTTATAATGAACACGTACATACTGGGACATACCTTAAACTCCCTACAGCTGAAACATAGGGAATCTTTTTGCATTTCCTAAGTTTTCGAATTTTCTTTTGGGCATTGATTAAGACTGGACATGTCTCCTTTAGCAACTGAAGTGTCTCTTGATTTACAATCTTACATGTCAAACCTTTTAAGCACCTTTTTGACATGGCTACTCTGTGATAATTCTAGAATACCTCGAGATCAATCTCGGTGTATCTGAATTAATACAAAGGAGGCATCATCaagatctttcatttcaaaatttcaagatAGAAATCTCTTGGTTTTGTTGTTTGTGGCAAGTagtatgtcatcaacatacaagaccaagaaaatatatttgctTCCATTGAATTTGTGATACAcacaatcatcaacaacattaatCTCGAAGCCAAATGAGAGAACCACTTGACGAAATTTGTAGTACCAATTATGAGATGTTTATTTTAGCCCATAAATGGATTTTGTTAGTATGCAAACCATATTCTTTAGGTCACTTGACATAAATTTTTTTGGTTGTACCATATAAATCATCTCATTAATGTTTCCATTGAAAAACGTCATCTTGACATCCGTTTGAAAAAACTCTAAATCATAATGTGCAATAAGAGCCATGATTGTTCTAAAAGAGTCTTTTGTTGAAATTGGAGAGATAGTATCAAGTCAATCCCTTTCTTTTTGAGTATAACCCTTCACCACAGAACGAGCCTTATACCTCTTCACATTACCTTTGAAATCCCTCTTAGTCTTTAATATCCACTTACTACTAATGGGTTTCACACCTTATGGTAATGGGACAAATTCTCAAACCTTATTGTCTTGCATGGACATATCCTTCACATCCATTTCTTTAATCCATTTTTCTGAATTTGGATCTTGCATGGCTTGATGAAAGTTGATTAGGTCATCTTCCATTATACCATCATTTTCCTCATTTTCTTGGAGAAATATCACATAATCATCATAAATAGtacttcttctttctctcatgGATCTTCGTAAAGATATTGACTCATGAAGCACAGGTTCTTAAGGATCTTTTTCTTGTAGAGATTATTAACTTGCTAAAGGTTCTGGACTTgcttcataagaaaaaaaaaacactatataACTCAGATCTTGAATTGCCATCGATTCTTCTTCCTCTAAGACAATCTTTAACCTTATTCTTCCCCCCAAAATCTATAGTCATTGATCTCGTTGTTTTGCTCTGTTATTTCTTTAAGCATTCAACACAAACATTAAAGTTTGTGGAATCAATTTTACAGTTAGTACCATGCGATTCTATATTTAAGGATTTATTATAGGAACTCATCGTATCACGCATATATAGATTATCATTAGTCAAAAATAAATCGGTTCCAACaacatttcaatttaaatataatatgaattcaTTGTTTCCAAACgaacataaataatatactttttccACAAGAAACTGAAACTAAATTCTGCCTAAATGACGATAGaacaaaattatcttttcaaatacaaataaaaaaccaatatacaataataatctaaaatgtCATATAACTTCCACTTCCACCGATTTGTCATCTCTAATATATATTCATCTTTTATAATCAATTAGCTTTCAGTAGCTTAAGCAACTCTTTCTTTGCACGCCAAGCATAATGTTATGTATAATTCTACTTTATGTGTCTAactttattacaaaagaaacatttataagcttgtttttcttcatttttccttGTCTTCAAAGGTACTTGCTAAGTCAACATTTTTAGTCTTGTCTTGCTTTACTCTCTCCTCTTCTTGTACAATATAGCACTCCTAAAGATCTCTAGAATGCTATGATTAATGATCATCAGACTCATGCGATTTAAACGATCTCATTTCTCATGATTTCTCCTTTCATCAGAGGTACTTAAGTTTGTAAGAGAATGAGGTTTCTCAATCTTTAATGTAAGGTTGATATCTATACAACCAAGAATtatctttatgttttctttctcgtccttaaaatttgtttcattaaGAATTGGAATTGAATTTATAGTAGTATATATTGAAGcaattgtatttaaaataagagaaacaaAGGAATTAAGCTCACATCCTAAAactaatgataaataaattcaaataattgtcTAACTCATCTCGGGATACCTAATACACCATGAATATTAAATCTTtggacaataatattaattattaggaATATCTTGATGTAATGATCAAACATTGATGATAAAACATATTCAATAGTAAATCTATCTTTAGATTGATTTATCATTGACAAACAAACCTTACAACTATCACACTTTTGCCATATATTAATCTTCATTTCATCCAATCAATACtcccataatatatatataaacacaaacaGTTAATATTTCTCACAAACAATCTATAAAGACAAGTCACTTTAACGACTTCTTGATTTAATTtgcatataaaaaatgttaaactatcaaatttaaatatttttatttatgtacaaaaataagatatatttatatatcaaaatcatatatatatatatatatatatatatatatatatatatatatatatatatatatatatgggtttgttaaagcgcgtacgcctgttttccagttggtacattttaacaatgtgtatcggattatagtagacaaaaataccctcatatatcatggattctaagttttaaggtcaaggatatttaaataattttcattttcaaaactaaaaaaaagaaacccccaaacccttactcacctccctcgtttctctcaaccatttctctttcatctctctcacaccaacattttctctgtcatccctactgttgccccaattgaaaaaaaaaatcagaaacccttgcctaaccttaatccaccttcctcacttatccaatttgtttctctctcatctccatactctccctcagccacacacaacaacctgTGACACTGATAACTCTCTAAATTTGCATTCTTTTAGGTGTTTAGAAGTCTAGGTTAGtgtattttagtctttaattttctagaattaggatagttttaggatttttctttaaatttgtagttttataaaatttaagttaaaaataggtttttaggtATATTTTAGTACTTTTAGGAGGAAATTAATTTTctgttaataaagaaagaaaaaaaaaacataaaaataaaaataaaataaaatacaataaagataatttttaggttgaaattttcttttatttttctttaattgttagattgattttttttttctttgtaggtTAGGCCATTGCATTGAATTTAGCTGCTAATTAGAAGCTTTGTGCTGCAGAAAATGAATTGGGCCGCAGAAGATGCtggattgaaaaagaaattgggCCTATTGGTTTGCTAATTGGAAGCAAATTGGAACGCTGCTGCTCATTTAATTGGGATGGTGTTGAAGAAGTTAATTGGGCTGCCAATGCTGAGATGGGCTTAAGTGAAACGGTGAGTTTCACTGGAGGCAGCAGCTGGGGTCATTGCAGAGCAGttcatttgagaaaaaaagaacattCCCGTGAGCACTTTCAATTTGGAGAAAGCTCCCTCGAGCTAGGGCTCCTGCGCGAGAAAAAGAGGCTCACATGCCCGAGAAAACGCGACCCTCACCGGACCCTGATCGGGACTGAC
This genomic stretch from Vigna radiata var. radiata cultivar VC1973A chromosome 7, Vradiata_ver6, whole genome shotgun sequence harbors:
- the LOC106767177 gene encoding UPF0548 protein At2g17695 isoform X1; translated protein: MIATISQLRHATGGCYLLNVWSGTFNYDDKYKGATAKSLSSLKADAGLSKDGFLLNEARVLVGSGIETFEKSKSALKSWRHFGLNWAFVDPKTPVQQGVKFCVCVKEFFPWLTMPLQVVYVNETPKAKNRRASFAFGSGTLHGHLLAGEERFSVEIDENNQVWYEVLSFSKPAHILSFLGYPYVMLRQKHFANESSKAMLKHINSSKS
- the LOC106767177 gene encoding UPF0548 protein At2g17695 isoform X2 translates to MSFLSWGRPSPQDQKACINKSGTFNYDDKYKGATAKSLSSLKADAGLSKDGFLLNEARVLVGSGIETFEKSKSALKSWRHFGLNWAFVDPKTPVQQGVKFCVCVKEFFPWLTMPLQVVYVNETPKAKNRRASFAFGSGTLHGHLLAGEERFSVEIDENNQVWYEVLSFSKPAHILSFLGYPYVMLRQKHFANESSKAMLKHINSSKS